One region of Faecalibacter bovis genomic DNA includes:
- a CDS encoding cold-shock protein — translation MDWGNLLSNNNRQEGTVKFFNKTKRFGFITTDQKDIFVHISGLKDNIRQNDEVIFEIETGNNGLNAVNVRLANNHH, via the coding sequence ATTGATTGGGGAAATTTATTATCAAATAATAATAGGCAAGAAGGAACTGTGAAGTTTTTTAATAAGACTAAACGCTTCGGGTTTATTACAACTGATCAAAAAGATATTTTTGTACACATTAGTGGTTTAAAAGATAATATCAGACAAAATGATGAAGTTATTTTTGAAATCGAAACCGGTAATAATGGTCTTAATGCAGTAAATGTTAGATTAGCTAATAATCATCATTAA
- a CDS encoding T9SS type A sorting domain-containing protein, with protein MIRFLPLITLFLITQFLIAQGTENFNTSNLTDNYSNGSFSGETAGTTIVYSHCRNQGDYPISGNGIMLRRNDADPSSSSVEFHIANGVGDFIFQYRKAFTGQNNRILSVSVNNEEVFLSPIFGNSSGEDQTIYTQTIPIFKQGNVVIKIAYPSTIVNGNRQVTIDNVSWTGVLPNPEALNSPYIGVDKFISKWNYTENFDLFEIHVSDYKNRFLTQIESFENGLDTSGYEEMWEAELIGGRWILDNVIRTTHHVSGNYGAQLQADYGKLNSPLFYKPKSISFYAKKGANDTSLKLSMKVNQVVTDLVTFSVTNNDFQLFNYNFTTIPDEASFILSNGVKVLYLDDLTIESEGFMKEPILSSPFITNSAEFNLPINNLEPDTNYFYKIRAKNGGVFSGFSNEIELTTKDGVVWTGNEWIYGQPSFNKLAILRGNGTLLNSFEAKSLQVENDIEIKSETTIHLQNEFNNYFNHSVIFNEGAYLLQENDLAVNSGNATFKRNATFFGYDSKFWSSPVADQKILKQNNDNGFYSNPSAVYNYNEEGRNWLRTTDTNFQPAKGYIIQVGTNIPFNQNGNLETPFVGYFNGVPHNGVFTIPVTKTTNGLGDNGVGNPYGSPISMQSFMTSNSVVKALYFWNEDAHYIPGSNPASYEGQKWFSFNLTGSNLDTQEHIAPGVGFIARVTELSVLTINNSMRSDINFDDIQSRNQNEKDRFWLSLNANNNKENQILIGYIEGATNGIDERYDAKNISNSNSFILSHSNANAMIIEGRQYPLDVNDQIPLYFRAKDTGEYTIKLENKQGIFKTQPIYLIDNELNLSINLSEEIEYVFESEQGNYLDRFEIRYEPKENLSTINLDETSDLIVYKDDSQNKVISFDKITSYKIYNYSGQLIAIEKVNLLNKFILKTLQKGTYFLKFTLENGKFIYKKVIF; from the coding sequence ATGATACGATTTTTACCTCTTATTACATTGTTCTTAATAACTCAGTTTCTTATAGCGCAAGGAACAGAGAATTTTAATACTTCCAACCTAACGGATAATTACAGCAATGGAAGTTTTAGTGGTGAAACTGCTGGAACTACAATTGTTTATTCACATTGTCGTAACCAAGGTGATTATCCAATCTCAGGTAACGGAATAATGTTAAGGCGCAATGACGCTGATCCATCTTCAAGTTCTGTCGAATTTCATATAGCAAATGGTGTAGGAGATTTTATATTCCAATACCGAAAAGCCTTTACAGGACAAAACAATCGAATTTTATCGGTAAGTGTAAATAATGAAGAAGTTTTTTTGTCTCCAATTTTTGGTAACAGTAGTGGCGAAGATCAAACCATATATACACAAACGATTCCTATTTTTAAACAAGGTAATGTTGTTATAAAGATCGCTTATCCTTCAACTATCGTAAATGGTAATAGACAAGTGACTATAGATAATGTATCATGGACTGGAGTTTTGCCAAATCCGGAAGCTTTAAATTCACCTTATATTGGAGTTGATAAATTTATATCTAAATGGAATTATACAGAGAATTTTGATTTATTTGAAATTCATGTTTCTGATTATAAAAATAGATTTCTAACACAAATAGAAAGTTTCGAAAATGGATTAGATACATCAGGTTATGAAGAAATGTGGGAAGCAGAATTAATTGGTGGTCGTTGGATTTTAGACAATGTTATTCGTACGACACACCATGTTTCTGGGAATTATGGTGCTCAATTACAAGCTGATTATGGGAAATTAAATTCTCCACTATTTTACAAGCCAAAATCCATTTCATTTTATGCTAAAAAAGGTGCAAATGATACAAGTTTAAAGCTTAGTATGAAAGTGAATCAAGTTGTAACAGATTTGGTTACGTTTTCAGTGACTAATAATGATTTTCAGTTATTTAATTATAATTTTACAACAATACCAGACGAAGCAAGTTTTATACTTTCTAATGGAGTTAAAGTTTTGTATTTAGATGATTTAACTATAGAATCTGAAGGGTTTATGAAAGAACCCATTTTATCATCTCCATTTATTACAAATTCAGCTGAATTTAATTTACCAATTAATAATTTAGAACCAGATACAAATTATTTCTATAAAATTAGAGCGAAAAATGGAGGTGTTTTTTCGGGCTTTTCAAACGAAATAGAATTAACAACCAAAGATGGAGTAGTTTGGACTGGGAATGAATGGATTTATGGTCAGCCTAGTTTTAATAAATTAGCTATTTTAAGAGGTAATGGTACACTTTTAAATTCTTTTGAGGCTAAATCTTTACAAGTAGAAAATGATATAGAAATTAAGTCAGAAACAACAATTCATTTACAAAATGAGTTCAATAATTATTTTAATCATTCAGTTATATTTAATGAAGGTGCATATCTTCTTCAAGAAAATGATTTGGCTGTAAATTCAGGTAACGCAACATTCAAAAGAAATGCAACATTCTTTGGGTATGATTCAAAATTTTGGTCTTCGCCGGTTGCAGATCAAAAGATTTTAAAGCAAAATAACGATAACGGATTTTATTCCAATCCATCCGCAGTTTATAATTATAACGAAGAAGGTAGAAATTGGTTAAGAACTACAGATACTAATTTTCAGCCAGCTAAAGGCTATATTATACAAGTTGGTACAAACATACCATTTAATCAAAATGGTAATTTGGAAACGCCTTTTGTAGGTTATTTTAATGGAGTTCCTCATAATGGAGTTTTTACAATTCCGGTAACAAAAACTACAAATGGTTTAGGAGATAATGGAGTAGGAAATCCTTATGGTTCTCCAATTTCAATGCAAAGTTTTATGACTTCAAATTCAGTTGTAAAGGCGTTATATTTTTGGAATGAAGATGCGCATTATATTCCAGGATCAAATCCAGCAAGTTACGAAGGTCAAAAATGGTTCTCATTTAATCTGACGGGTTCAAATTTAGATACTCAAGAACATATAGCTCCAGGAGTTGGTTTTATTGCAAGAGTCACGGAATTAAGCGTATTGACTATTAATAATTCAATGCGAAGTGATATTAATTTTGATGATATTCAGAGCCGAAATCAAAATGAAAAAGATCGTTTTTGGTTAAGTTTAAATGCCAATAATAATAAAGAAAATCAAATTTTAATTGGTTATATAGAAGGAGCAACGAATGGAATTGACGAAAGGTATGATGCGAAAAATATTTCAAATAGTAATTCTTTTATTTTATCACATTCAAATGCCAATGCAATGATCATAGAAGGACGTCAATATCCATTGGATGTTAATGATCAAATTCCATTGTATTTCCGAGCTAAAGATACTGGCGAATACACGATTAAATTAGAGAATAAGCAAGGGATTTTTAAAACACAACCAATATATCTGATTGATAACGAATTAAATTTATCCATCAATTTAAGTGAGGAAATTGAATATGTATTCGAATCGGAACAAGGTAATTATCTCGATAGATTTGAAATTAGATATGAACCAAAAGAGAATTTATCAACCATAAATTTAGATGAAACATCAGATTTAATAGTTTATAAAGATGATAGCCAAAATAAGGTTATATCATTTGATAAAATTACTAGTTATAAGATTTATAATTATTCAGGTCAATTAATTGCGATTGAAAAAGTTAATCTGTTAAACAAATTCATTTTAAAAACTCTACAGAAAGGAACTTATTTTTTGAAATTTACTTTAGAAAATGGAAAATTTATTTATAAAAAAGTAATCTTCTAA
- a CDS encoding cold-shock protein, whose protein sequence is MQEGTVKFFNDAKGFGFITVQETGNEIFVHTSQLIDDIRQDDKVSFKIEQGQKGLMATNVKRI, encoded by the coding sequence ATGCAAGAAGGTACAGTAAAATTTTTCAATGATGCTAAAGGTTTTGGTTTCATTACAGTTCAAGAAACAGGAAACGAAATTTTTGTTCACACATCTCAATTGATTGATGACATCAGACAAGATGACAAAGTTTCTTTTAAAATTGAGCAAGGTCAAAAAGGACTTATGGCTACAAATGTTAAAAGAATATAA
- a CDS encoding T9SS type A sorting domain-containing protein, producing the protein MKKLRHLTMRIFGLILMLISTVVFGQHVADISAFDAYYKLSSTEVIDVSGEYIIASFDSSKPDVSLNSDGSIKGALMNSESSGRFGWDGLNFENGNLYKSNINGLNDFVHAVYNRKSVRWKFIKNNSNFRIQNISNNRYLYTRDNWGSYGIKAGATEEDWKITSNKIYSTKLNQRPLVYSTRAGGTDFFVDKYLLSGNSNANSNTDIFKRLTLDNVYSQVGYVLDRKLFPAKNSTGANITYEVVKTTRNGVQINETLITEMSRNEQFVDFRYDADGVVELKAIVDRQGHIPSYTKTIFITIKNDQPCFMEGFENQSFQGGYDSNVTLSNIDFPNFPNLSNGNNIYKYFSGIILGSNANKKAHITSRTLSELSGKVTVEMLVKSDVADKQIRIGFISKSKVLGSTTTISNSTFYNSEVVNYKVDKTINDSEYTKLYHIFDLKESGIPQDLVFYIGTHNSDTRMYINEVKINCSSYNNTDTTWDYGFWSHGKPNKNRNAIVRQQTTESFEAKEILVERRLNSNDKLNILVTNNDTYTAYSKLTVDPRDELIFDKGSYLYLDRISAGESSAATVSGNVGFKSKINYFNYESNIYSSPVIGQLIKGNGNTYFTPNGTIYRFDTESFSWKNYTGNVFEDGKGVMIQRTGATKYYSNYDSDNDPNTVNRPLNFEGIFKGVPNQHKTIRVSLTPSINEGSYMIGNPYSAPISIKSFLSYNTNIDFIEIMTNENPWDYSTGKYLQPKYYTYCNSEGCTNSNNDTDTALDLKLDLGVGFLAKTKSNIENFYVNFRYLDIVKSIDKNDLLENNRQYNKEGLKFTLGLIVDNKEAASFLMSFNPNASNEFEEGMDARISNKEFEFFSLNNGNKYVIESRFYPLDVEDYIVISFRTSKSGSHIVYLKNIINYFDLNQKIFLKDNYENKIIDLTNDMFYEFNSEVGEFTDRFEIIFKNDLLEIEEFSSNEKLVIYESDNNKYINSNDIISSYDIFNIQGVKIDSHTNINSKSVKIIDIPNKGFYLLKIYLQNGKVVNRKILNK; encoded by the coding sequence ATGAAAAAACTTCGACATCTTACAATGAGAATATTCGGTCTCATTTTAATGCTTATATCTACTGTTGTATTTGGTCAACATGTAGCAGATATTTCTGCTTTTGATGCATATTATAAATTATCAAGTACTGAAGTAATAGATGTTAGCGGAGAATATATTATTGCAAGTTTTGATTCTTCAAAACCTGATGTTAGCCTAAATTCAGATGGTTCTATAAAAGGAGCCTTGATGAATAGTGAATCTTCAGGTAGATTTGGTTGGGATGGTTTAAATTTTGAAAATGGTAATTTATATAAGAGTAATATTAATGGATTAAATGATTTTGTACATGCTGTATATAATAGAAAATCTGTTAGATGGAAATTTATAAAAAATAATTCGAATTTCCGTATTCAAAATATCTCAAACAATAGATATTTATATACTAGGGATAACTGGGGATCTTATGGGATAAAAGCTGGAGCAACAGAAGAAGATTGGAAAATTACTTCTAACAAGATTTATAGTACTAAATTAAATCAAAGACCATTAGTTTATTCTACTAGAGCCGGAGGAACTGATTTTTTTGTGGATAAATATTTATTGTCAGGAAATTCTAATGCTAATAGTAATACAGATATTTTTAAAAGATTAACATTAGACAATGTATATTCTCAAGTAGGATATGTTTTAGATAGAAAATTATTTCCAGCAAAAAATTCTACAGGAGCTAATATTACTTATGAGGTAGTTAAGACTACTAGAAATGGCGTGCAAATAAATGAAACGTTAATAACTGAAATGTCGAGAAATGAACAATTTGTTGACTTTAGATACGATGCGGATGGTGTTGTAGAATTAAAAGCAATAGTTGATAGACAAGGACATATACCTAGTTATACCAAAACAATTTTTATTACAATAAAAAATGATCAACCTTGTTTTATGGAGGGGTTTGAAAATCAAAGTTTTCAAGGTGGTTATGATAGTAATGTAACATTGTCGAATATAGATTTTCCTAATTTTCCTAATTTATCAAATGGTAATAATATTTATAAATATTTTTCAGGAATAATTTTAGGTTCTAATGCTAATAAAAAAGCACATATTACTTCTAGAACGTTATCTGAATTATCAGGAAAAGTTACAGTAGAAATGTTAGTTAAATCAGATGTAGCTGATAAACAGATTAGGATTGGATTTATAAGTAAATCAAAAGTTTTAGGTAGTACAACTACTATTAGTAACAGTACTTTTTATAATTCTGAAGTTGTAAATTATAAAGTTGACAAAACTATCAATGATTCTGAATATACAAAATTATACCACATTTTTGATTTAAAGGAAAGTGGTATTCCTCAAGATTTAGTATTTTATATAGGAACTCATAACAGTGATACTAGAATGTATATTAACGAAGTAAAGATTAATTGTTCTAGTTATAATAATACAGACACTACTTGGGATTATGGTTTTTGGAGTCACGGTAAACCAAATAAAAATCGAAATGCTATAGTGAGACAACAAACAACGGAAAGTTTCGAAGCTAAGGAAATTTTAGTTGAAAGAAGACTTAATTCTAATGATAAACTAAATATTTTAGTTACCAATAATGATACTTACACGGCTTATTCTAAACTTACAGTTGATCCTCGCGATGAATTAATCTTTGATAAAGGATCTTATTTGTATCTAGATAGAATATCAGCAGGTGAAAGTTCAGCAGCTACTGTATCAGGTAATGTAGGTTTTAAATCTAAAATTAATTATTTCAATTATGAATCGAATATATATTCATCTCCCGTAATCGGTCAATTAATAAAAGGTAATGGTAACACTTATTTCACTCCTAATGGTACAATTTATAGGTTTGATACAGAATCTTTTTCTTGGAAAAATTATACTGGAAATGTATTTGAGGATGGGAAAGGTGTTATGATTCAAAGAACTGGAGCTACAAAATACTACAGTAACTACGATTCGGACAATGATCCAAATACTGTTAATAGACCATTAAACTTTGAAGGTATTTTTAAAGGAGTGCCTAATCAGCATAAAACTATAAGAGTTAGTTTAACTCCATCTATAAATGAAGGAAGTTATATGATTGGAAATCCTTATTCTGCACCAATTTCAATTAAATCGTTTTTATCATATAATACAAATATTGATTTTATTGAAATAATGACAAATGAAAATCCATGGGATTATTCAACAGGTAAATATTTGCAACCGAAATACTATACATATTGTAATAGTGAAGGTTGTACTAATTCTAATAATGATACTGATACAGCATTAGATTTAAAATTAGACTTAGGTGTAGGCTTTTTAGCAAAAACAAAATCCAATATAGAAAATTTTTATGTGAATTTTAGATATTTAGATATTGTAAAAAGCATTGATAAAAATGATTTATTAGAAAATAATAGACAATATAATAAAGAGGGTTTAAAATTTACACTAGGATTAATAGTAGATAATAAAGAAGCTGCTTCATTTTTAATGAGTTTTAATCCGAATGCTTCGAATGAATTTGAAGAAGGGATGGATGCAAGAATTTCTAATAAAGAATTTGAATTTTTTAGTTTAAATAATGGCAATAAATATGTTATAGAATCAAGATTTTATCCTTTAGATGTTGAAGATTATATTGTTATTAGTTTTAGAACTTCAAAATCAGGTTCACATATAGTTTATTTAAAGAATATTATAAATTACTTTGATTTAAATCAAAAAATATTTTTAAAAGATAATTATGAAAATAAAATTATTGATTTAACAAATGATATGTTTTATGAATTTAATTCAGAAGTAGGAGAGTTTACGGATAGGTTTGAGATTATTTTTAAAAATGACTTATTGGAAATTGAGGAATTTAGTAGTAATGAAAAGTTAGTAATTTATGAATCTGATAATAATAAATATATTAACTCAAATGATATAATTTCTTCTTATGATATTTTTAATATTCAGGGGGTTAAAATAGATTCTCATACGAATATAAACTCTAAAAGTGTCAAAATTATTGATATTCCTAATAAAGGTTTTTATTTATTGAAAATTTATTTACAAAATGGGAAAGTTGTTAATAGAAAAATATTAAATAAATAG
- a CDS encoding MFS transporter, translated as MQNTVSTPKFTSKQIRLAVTIFYFCTGLIFSSWASRIPTIKNKLGISEGELGSLLLVMPIGEIITLALVGKMVALYGSKNVFRLGILGYALLLLAIPFATTFWSLAAILTCFGIFSNSCNIAINTQGVDVEKVYNRSIMSSFHGAWSLAGFVGALIGLLLMNFEIEILTHFIIIFIIILGLFFSQQKYLFDHETFTEDQKKGFVKPDKTLIQLGIIGFLGMATEGTMFDWSGVYFHEIVKAPEKWSTLGYAAFMITMASGRFIGDKFIERFGKRRVLQVSGILMGSGLLISVFFPTLVICTMAFMLVGLGVACTVPAVYSVAGQHKTINPGVALAMVSSISFLGFLLGPPLIGYIAEMFDLRYSYALFAVFGFVLAVMVTKIKLFKG; from the coding sequence ATGCAAAACACCGTTTCTACACCTAAATTTACATCAAAACAAATCCGTTTAGCTGTAACCATTTTCTATTTCTGTACAGGATTAATATTTTCATCTTGGGCAAGTAGAATCCCAACAATTAAAAATAAATTAGGAATTTCTGAAGGCGAACTTGGGAGTTTACTTTTAGTGATGCCAATCGGTGAAATTATAACATTGGCTTTGGTTGGTAAAATGGTTGCGCTATATGGTAGTAAAAATGTTTTTCGTTTAGGGATTTTAGGCTACGCTTTGCTCTTATTAGCTATTCCGTTTGCAACTACTTTTTGGTCACTTGCTGCGATTCTTACATGTTTCGGTATTTTTAGTAATTCATGTAATATTGCGATCAATACTCAAGGTGTTGATGTAGAAAAAGTTTATAATCGTTCAATCATGTCTTCTTTTCATGGAGCGTGGAGTTTAGCAGGATTTGTAGGAGCTTTAATTGGTTTGTTGTTAATGAATTTTGAAATTGAAATTTTAACTCATTTCATCATTATATTTATAATAATATTAGGATTATTCTTTTCTCAACAGAAATATTTATTTGATCATGAAACTTTTACTGAAGATCAAAAGAAAGGGTTTGTAAAACCAGATAAAACTTTAATACAATTAGGAATAATTGGTTTTTTAGGTATGGCAACTGAAGGAACAATGTTCGATTGGAGTGGAGTTTATTTCCACGAAATTGTAAAAGCTCCAGAAAAATGGTCAACTTTAGGTTACGCCGCTTTTATGATCACAATGGCTTCAGGGCGTTTTATCGGCGATAAATTTATTGAACGTTTTGGTAAACGTCGCGTTTTACAAGTTAGCGGTATTTTAATGGGAAGTGGATTGTTGATTTCTGTATTTTTTCCAACCTTAGTTATATGTACAATGGCATTTATGTTAGTTGGTCTTGGGGTAGCTTGTACAGTTCCTGCTGTTTATAGTGTAGCCGGACAGCACAAAACCATAAATCCTGGCGTTGCATTAGCAATGGTTTCTAGTATTTCTTTTTTAGGATTTTTATTAGGACCACCCTTAATTGGATATATTGCAGAAATGTTTGATTTAAGATATTCGTACGCTCTATTTGCTGTATTTGGGTTTGTTTTAGCTGTAATGGTTACTAAAATTAAATTATTTAAAGGCTAA
- a CDS encoding ABC-F family ATP-binding cassette domain-containing protein, with the protein MITVNDIAVQFGSTTLFSGVSFVVNENDKIALMGKNGAGKSTLLKIVAGINKPSQGNIAAPKDAVIAYLPQHLLTEDNCTVREETSKAFSEYLSMKNEIDEINEQLTVRTDYESDAYMKLIERVSELSEKFYSIEEVNYEAEVEKVLKGMGFSQEDLDRSTSEFSGGWRMRIELAKILLKQPDLILLDEPTNHLDIESIQWLEDFLKNQAKAVMVISHDRAFVDNITNRTIEVTMGRIYDYKAKYSDYLVLRQDRRIHQQKAYDEQQKFIAENKQFIERFRGTFSKTEQVQSRVRMLEKLEIIEIDEVDTSALKLKFPPAARSGQYPITVAGLSKNYGDHIVFKDADMVIERGQKVALVGKNGEGKSTMIKAIMGEIDFEGKLEIGHNVQIGYFAQNQAALLDEDLTIFETVDRIAEGDIRTQIKSILGAFMFKGDDIDKKVKVLSGGEKTRLAMVKLLLEPYNVLILDEPTNHLDMKTKDIIKDALRDFEGTVILVSHDRDFLDGLAEKVFEFGNKRVKEHFEDIKGFLEIKKMESLNEIEK; encoded by the coding sequence ATGATTACAGTAAATGATATTGCCGTTCAATTTGGTTCTACAACTTTATTTAGTGGTGTAAGTTTCGTGGTAAACGAAAATGATAAGATTGCCTTGATGGGTAAAAATGGGGCTGGGAAATCGACGTTATTGAAGATTGTTGCAGGTATCAATAAACCATCTCAAGGAAATATTGCTGCGCCAAAAGATGCGGTTATTGCATATTTACCACAACACTTATTAACAGAAGATAATTGTACCGTTCGTGAAGAAACTTCTAAGGCTTTCTCGGAATATCTTTCGATGAAAAATGAAATTGACGAAATCAACGAGCAATTAACTGTAAGAACAGATTACGAAAGTGATGCATACATGAAATTAATTGAGCGTGTATCAGAACTTAGTGAAAAGTTTTATTCTATTGAAGAAGTAAATTACGAAGCGGAAGTAGAAAAGGTTTTAAAAGGAATGGGATTTTCTCAGGAAGATTTAGATCGTTCAACTTCTGAGTTTTCAGGTGGATGGCGTATGCGTATAGAATTAGCCAAAATTTTATTAAAACAACCAGATTTAATTTTATTAGATGAGCCTACGAATCACTTGGATATTGAATCGATTCAATGGTTAGAAGATTTCTTAAAAAATCAAGCGAAAGCGGTTATGGTTATTTCTCACGACCGTGCATTTGTAGATAATATTACCAATCGTACAATAGAGGTTACAATGGGTCGTATTTATGATTATAAAGCAAAATATTCTGATTATTTAGTATTACGCCAAGATCGTAGAATTCATCAACAAAAAGCGTACGACGAACAACAAAAATTTATCGCGGAGAATAAACAATTTATCGAACGTTTTCGTGGAACGTTTTCTAAAACTGAACAAGTGCAATCGCGTGTTCGTATGTTAGAAAAACTTGAGATTATCGAGATTGATGAAGTTGATACATCTGCTTTAAAATTAAAATTTCCACCAGCTGCACGCTCTGGTCAATATCCAATTACTGTTGCAGGTTTATCTAAAAACTATGGTGATCATATTGTGTTTAAAGATGCAGATATGGTAATAGAACGTGGTCAGAAAGTTGCTTTAGTTGGTAAAAATGGAGAAGGTAAATCGACGATGATTAAAGCGATTATGGGTGAAATTGATTTCGAAGGAAAATTAGAAATCGGTCATAATGTACAAATCGGATATTTTGCTCAAAATCAAGCTGCATTATTAGATGAAGATTTAACAATTTTTGAAACAGTAGATCGTATTGCAGAAGGAGATATCAGAACACAAATTAAAAGTATTTTAGGTGCTTTTATGTTTAAAGGCGATGATATTGATAAGAAGGTAAAAGTGCTTTCGGGTGGTGAAAAAACACGTTTAGCAATGGTTAAACTATTATTAGAACCTTATAATGTTTTGATTTTAGATGAGCCAACCAATCATCTTGATATGAAAACTAAAGACATCATCAAAGATGCTTTACGCGATTTTGAAGGAACTGTAATATTAGTTTCTCACGATCGTGATTTCTTAGATGGATTAGCTGAAAAAGTGTTCGAATTTGGTAACAAACGTGTAAAAGAACATTTCGAAGATATTAAAGGATTCTTAGAAATAAAGAAAATGGAATCTTTAAACGAAATAGAAAAATAA
- a CDS encoding (4Fe-4S)-binding protein, giving the protein MEEHLYSNGEITIVWKPKLCEHAAVCVKLLPKVYNPKARPWIQPENATSEELRNQVSKCPSGALSIK; this is encoded by the coding sequence ATGGAGGAACATTTATATTCAAACGGAGAAATCACGATCGTTTGGAAGCCAAAATTATGCGAACATGCTGCAGTTTGTGTAAAATTATTACCGAAAGTTTATAATCCTAAAGCAAGACCTTGGATACAACCAGAAAATGCTACTTCTGAGGAATTGAGAAATCAAGTGTCCAAATGTCCATCAGGTGCTTTATCAATTAAATAA
- the lysA gene encoding diaminopimelate decarboxylase, translating to MELNRERLLELVQKYDAPLYVYDANKIKSQYEKMTNAFSTVKRLKLNYACKANTNLNILKYFKSLGSGLDTVSLQEVELGLMAGFKPKEIIYTPNGVSYEEIKQVIALGVRINIDNLSVLETFGQDFPNYPVCVRINPHIMAGGNANISVGHIDSKFGISIHQLPHIKRVVENTGLHLDGVHMHTGSDILDIDVFLQGAEILFEVAAEFKNLTYIDFGSGFKVPYYPGADETDIEYLGERLSARFNEFEKAYGKPLTLMFEPGKYMVSEAGTFLAKVNVVKQTTSTVFAGIDTGFNHLIRPMFYNAHHEIENISNPEGRSRYYTVVGYICETDTFGSNRKINEISEGDILCFHNAGAYCFSMASNYNSRLKPAEVLLIDDKDYLIRRRETLQDLIGTTEEIKF from the coding sequence ATGGAACTGAATAGAGAACGTCTATTAGAATTGGTGCAAAAATACGATGCGCCACTATATGTATATGATGCGAATAAAATTAAATCGCAATATGAGAAGATGACGAATGCTTTTTCAACTGTCAAGCGTTTAAAGTTAAATTATGCATGTAAGGCAAATACAAACCTTAATATTTTAAAATACTTCAAATCCCTTGGTTCAGGATTAGATACTGTTTCTTTACAAGAAGTAGAATTAGGATTAATGGCTGGTTTCAAACCAAAAGAAATCATTTATACACCGAATGGAGTTTCTTACGAAGAAATTAAACAAGTTATTGCTTTAGGCGTAAGAATCAACATTGACAATTTATCGGTTTTAGAAACATTTGGTCAAGATTTCCCTAATTATCCAGTTTGTGTGCGTATTAATCCACACATTATGGCTGGTGGAAATGCAAATATTTCTGTAGGACATATCGACTCTAAATTTGGAATTTCTATTCATCAATTACCACACATCAAACGTGTAGTAGAGAATACAGGATTACATTTAGATGGTGTGCACATGCATACAGGTTCTGATATTTTAGATATTGATGTATTCTTACAAGGAGCTGAAATCTTATTTGAAGTAGCAGCGGAATTTAAGAATTTAACGTACATCGATTTCGGATCTGGATTTAAGGTTCCTTATTATCCAGGTGCTGACGAAACTGATATCGAATATTTAGGTGAACGTTTATCAGCTCGTTTCAATGAGTTTGAGAAAGCGTATGGCAAACCATTAACATTAATGTTTGAGCCAGGAAAATACATGGTTTCTGAAGCTGGAACTTTCTTAGCGAAAGTAAACGTTGTAAAACAAACAACTTCTACTGTATTTGCTGGAATTGACACTGGTTTTAACCACTTAATCCGTCCAATGTTTTACAATGCACATCACGAAATTGAAAACATTTCGAATCCAGAAGGACGCAGCCGTTATTACACAGTTGTAGGATATATTTGTGAGACGGATACTTTCGGATCAAACCGTAAGATTAATGAAATTAGCGAAGGCGACATTTTATGTTTCCACAATGCTGGTGCATACTGTTTTTCTATGGCATCTAACTACAACTCACGATTAAAACCTGCTGAAGTTTTGTTAATAGACGATAAAGATTATTTAATTCGTCGTCGTGAAACTTTACAAGATTTAATTGGTACAACAGAAGAAATCAAATTCTAA